A part of Methanomassiliicoccales archaeon genomic DNA contains:
- a CDS encoding ABC transporter substrate-binding protein, whose product MKKSYLIGMAIIALLVIGSVGTALLMWKDSSKKMDLVITYSNKINYEPFIVAVEKGYFEEENLNITTMVVTGGIQSAEAIMTGAAEVGAMGDAPAIMLLDKNPGARIICRYSGGEGIHRYIGQDYILGPKDLEGKKVGIQMGSSTHGSFLQWMSVNGVNASKVTLVPISPSDMPTAMQTEQIDAMAGSEPWPTNVEKLCGDKVHQIGDSSGLSNTFPMIFMASQKAIQEKGEAVKAAVRALQKAVAFINQNYEESAAICAQKIGLTLEETKKCMNSEFFSIGFNQTDLGSLHQTANFLLSSGKISAIPDFEARMAQGFIPIENVIMVARVEE is encoded by the coding sequence ATGAAGAAATCGTACTTGATCGGGATGGCGATTATAGCATTGCTTGTCATCGGTTCCGTAGGGACAGCTCTTCTCATGTGGAAAGACTCAAGCAAAAAAATGGACCTTGTGATCACGTATTCTAACAAGATCAACTATGAGCCGTTTATCGTTGCAGTAGAGAAGGGATACTTCGAGGAAGAGAACTTGAACATCACCACCATGGTTGTCACCGGGGGCATCCAGTCAGCCGAGGCCATTATGACCGGGGCGGCGGAGGTGGGGGCTATGGGGGATGCACCTGCGATAATGCTATTAGATAAAAATCCAGGAGCGAGGATAATCTGTCGTTACTCGGGAGGGGAGGGCATACACCGATACATTGGCCAGGATTACATCTTGGGGCCGAAGGACCTCGAGGGAAAAAAGGTCGGGATACAGATGGGGTCCAGCACCCACGGCTCTTTCCTGCAATGGATGAGCGTTAACGGGGTCAACGCTTCCAAAGTGACCTTGGTCCCCATTAGCCCTTCGGACATGCCGACCGCTATGCAGACCGAACAGATCGATGCCATGGCCGGGAGTGAACCATGGCCGACCAATGTTGAAAAATTATGCGGGGACAAGGTCCATCAGATCGGCGATTCTAGTGGTCTATCCAATACATTCCCTATGATCTTCATGGCATCACAGAAGGCGATCCAAGAGAAGGGCGAGGCGGTGAAGGCGGCGGTCAGGGCCTTACAAAAGGCAGTGGCGTTCATCAACCAGAATTACGAGGAGAGCGCGGCCATCTGCGCTCAGAAAATAGGCCTCACCCTCGAAGAGACGAAGAAGTGCATGAACAGCGAGTTTTTTAGCATCGGGTTCAACCAAACAGACCTGGGCAGCCTTCATCAGACCGCAAACTTCCTCCTTTCGAGCGGTAAGATCTCGGCTATACCTGACTTCGAGGCCAGAATGGCGCAGGGTTTCATACCCATTGAAAACGTCATTATGGTGGCGAGGGTCGAGGAGTGA
- a CDS encoding ABC transporter ATP-binding protein, which produces MILELKDVSKVFLDERRGKGLVVLSHINLKIEKGEFVCLIGPSGCGKTTLLNIAAGFEKPTKGDVLFKGEGIVGPGPDRSVVFQEFSLYPWMSVLENIDFVLKGVEKDHDRREQRALSALEMVGLSAFSDSRPNELSGGMKQRVAIARALAMDPQVLLMDEPFGSLDEQTRRHLDNEVRHLWQMGAKSILFVTHNIEEAIFLGTRIVLMSPSPGRIAKEWMISMKWPRDPTSPEFKALQKEISANLGTCSCAYKPASNTQKIISIEMKEGK; this is translated from the coding sequence ATTATTTTGGAGCTAAAGGACGTTAGCAAGGTCTTCCTCGATGAGCGGAGAGGTAAGGGATTGGTGGTGCTTAGCCACATCAACCTCAAGATCGAAAAGGGCGAGTTCGTATGCTTGATAGGTCCAAGTGGATGCGGAAAGACCACGCTCCTTAACATTGCCGCGGGTTTTGAAAAGCCCACCAAAGGAGATGTGCTATTCAAGGGCGAGGGGATCGTTGGCCCTGGTCCAGATAGAAGCGTGGTGTTCCAAGAGTTCAGTCTATACCCATGGATGAGCGTCCTAGAGAATATTGATTTTGTTTTGAAGGGGGTCGAGAAAGACCATGATCGTCGTGAGCAGAGGGCACTTTCTGCCCTGGAGATGGTAGGGCTGTCCGCCTTTTCAGATTCAAGACCAAATGAGCTTTCTGGGGGGATGAAGCAGCGCGTGGCCATCGCCAGAGCCTTGGCCATGGACCCTCAGGTGTTGCTAATGGATGAGCCCTTTGGGAGCTTAGATGAACAGACCCGCAGACATTTGGACAACGAGGTCAGACACCTGTGGCAGATGGGCGCTAAGAGCATCTTATTTGTGACCCACAACATCGAAGAGGCGATCTTTTTGGGCACAAGGATCGTATTGATGTCCCCATCACCAGGTCGGATCGCAAAAGAGTGGATGATAAGCATGAAATGGCCGAGAGACCCGACATCACCGGAGTTCAAGGCCCTTCAAAAAGAGATATCGGCCAATCTTGGTACCTGCTCCTGCGCCTATAAACCTGCTTCCAATACTCAAAAAATAATTTCTATCGAGATGAAAGAAGGTAAGTGA
- a CDS encoding ABC transporter permease: MGGAVTSIKAEDRALQALEEGESIFTFHKNKYDCFKGNVIGIIAGVTIIIIIWYVVAEIVAATKGVYFPRPWETFQVFAEAINGTPIQGKSIADHTVASLYRWGTAYILAVAVGISLGCLLGVSQRAHQLSIVSIYILQMVPGLAWVPMAMLIFGLGETATIFMIFMTAFPPIVINTSGGIRAVPQVHKRVAQMSGAGQFRTFVRVLLPASSLSIINGLRIGLANGWRVLIAAEMVVGVALGLGYVIIQSRYDLDYVSAFVSILVICLIGLIVEKTLFTVLEDKIMDRLGLDRG, encoded by the coding sequence ATGGGTGGGGCTGTGACTTCTATTAAGGCAGAAGATAGGGCGCTCCAGGCTCTTGAGGAAGGCGAATCCATCTTCACATTTCATAAAAATAAGTACGATTGTTTTAAAGGAAATGTTATCGGGATCATAGCTGGCGTGACAATTATTATTATCATCTGGTATGTAGTGGCTGAGATCGTTGCTGCGACAAAAGGAGTGTACTTTCCTCGTCCCTGGGAAACCTTTCAAGTGTTCGCAGAGGCGATCAATGGTACCCCAATTCAAGGTAAGAGCATCGCCGACCATACTGTAGCCAGTTTGTACAGATGGGGGACAGCTTACATTTTGGCAGTGGCCGTCGGTATTTCTCTAGGGTGTTTATTGGGGGTTTCGCAGAGGGCACATCAGCTATCGATCGTTTCGATATACATCTTGCAGATGGTACCAGGACTAGCTTGGGTACCAATGGCCATGCTCATTTTCGGTCTTGGTGAGACAGCGACCATTTTCATGATATTCATGACCGCATTCCCTCCCATTGTTATCAACACGTCTGGAGGAATAAGGGCGGTCCCACAGGTTCATAAGAGGGTTGCCCAGATGTCGGGAGCAGGCCAATTTCGCACCTTTGTTCGCGTTCTGCTTCCAGCTTCTTCCCTGTCGATAATCAATGGACTGCGAATCGGCCTGGCCAATGGATGGAGGGTCCTTATAGCGGCCGAGATGGTGGTGGGCGTAGCCCTGGGACTGGGGTATGTTATCATTCAGTCGCGATATGACCTGGACTATGTATCGGCATTTGTCTCAATACTTGTAATCTGCTTGATCGGGCTTATCGTGGAAAAAACGCTCTTCACGGTTCTGGAGGACAAGATCATGGACCGTTTGGGCCTGGATAGGGGCTGA
- the eif1A gene encoding translation initiation factor eIF-1A, which yields MSPPYEEVQSGEEVIKLRYPNKKEGEIFGIADQLLGGSRIRVMCADGVARMGRISGKIRKRMWIREGDLVIVTPWDFQDDKCEITHRYTKTEAAILARKRVLPKAFENMF from the coding sequence TTGAGTCCACCTTACGAAGAAGTGCAGTCTGGCGAAGAGGTCATAAAACTACGTTACCCTAACAAGAAAGAGGGAGAGATCTTCGGAATAGCAGACCAGCTGCTGGGTGGCTCCAGGATCCGTGTGATGTGCGCAGATGGAGTTGCGCGCATGGGGCGCATCTCGGGCAAGATCCGAAAGCGCATGTGGATCCGGGAGGGAGACCTTGTGATAGTGACCCCATGGGACTTCCAGGACGACAAGTGCGAGATCACGCACAGATATACCAAGACCGAGGCCGCCATATTAGCAAGGAAGCGCGTCCTCCCAAAGGCCTTTGAGAACATGTTCTGA
- a CDS encoding serine protein kinase RIO produces MPKRFQEGKRLEHHLESLRLFRSEESSEETRKVLDEVFDQRTMLAIYKFMTGGLIDHLDFPISTGKEGNVFRATTPEGGHVVLKIYRINTATFHSISKYIEGDPRFKGLKGSHRKLIYAWCTKEFKNLTRMLDAGIRVPEPYDFHENILLMEYIGSEERPAPALRSVELSPDVANEFYDEVLKFIKAAYRKAGLVHGDLSEYNILVHEGHPWIIDCGQAVTTDHPNADELLLRDVKNINRYFRSLDVKVKSDEEIMRTVKGVIK; encoded by the coding sequence ATGCCAAAACGCTTTCAGGAGGGGAAGCGTCTCGAACACCATCTCGAGTCCCTCCGTCTTTTCCGCTCCGAGGAGAGTTCTGAGGAGACCAGGAAGGTCCTCGACGAGGTCTTCGACCAGCGCACCATGCTCGCCATCTATAAGTTCATGACAGGCGGGCTCATCGACCATCTTGATTTCCCGATCTCGACCGGCAAGGAGGGGAACGTCTTCCGGGCCACGACGCCCGAGGGCGGTCATGTTGTGCTGAAGATCTACAGGATCAACACCGCCACATTCCATTCGATATCAAAATATATCGAGGGGGACCCTCGGTTCAAAGGGCTTAAGGGCTCGCACCGCAAGCTCATCTACGCATGGTGCACGAAGGAGTTCAAGAACCTGACAAGGATGCTCGATGCTGGCATCAGGGTGCCTGAGCCGTATGACTTTCACGAGAACATTTTGCTCATGGAATATATCGGCAGCGAGGAGCGACCTGCCCCTGCCCTTAGGAGCGTTGAGCTTTCCCCCGATGTGGCAAATGAGTTCTATGATGAGGTCCTCAAGTTCATCAAGGCAGCATACAGGAAGGCCGGCCTTGTCCATGGGGACCTGAGCGAATATAACATCCTTGTGCATGAGGGGCATCCGTGGATAATTGATTGCGGTCAGGCCGTGACGACCGACCATCCGAACGCTGACGAGCTCCTGTTGAGGGACGTAAAGAACATCAACCGATACTTCCGTTCTTTGGACGTAAAGGTAAAGAGCGATGAGGAAATCATGCGGACCGTCAAAGGTGTGATAAAATGA
- a CDS encoding RNA-processing protein (similar to yeast Dim2p protein that is essential for 40S ribosomal subunit; structural studies show binding to 3' end of 16S rRNA in complex with archaeal IF2 alpha), with translation MKGARIPKERIGVLIGKGGETKAYIEERAKVRLSIDAEGEVLIDDSKIEDPLIQFKIVDIVRAIGRGFSPQHAYRLFDDDEYFELIDIDEYVGKKPDQLARVRARVIGSGGKTRRLIENLTGVNISVYGDTVGIIGNSVQMPIARTAVDMLLRGSEHSTVYSYLERNRRTLRIAEMGFEP, from the coding sequence ATGAAGGGCGCCCGTATACCCAAAGAAAGGATCGGAGTGCTGATAGGCAAAGGGGGCGAGACGAAGGCCTACATTGAAGAAAGGGCTAAGGTCAGGCTCTCGATCGACGCCGAGGGGGAGGTGCTCATCGACGATTCCAAGATCGAGGACCCTTTGATACAGTTCAAGATAGTCGACATCGTCCGTGCCATAGGAAGGGGCTTCTCTCCTCAACATGCCTACAGGCTGTTCGATGATGATGAGTACTTCGAGCTCATCGACATCGACGAGTATGTCGGGAAGAAGCCAGACCAGCTGGCCAGGGTCAGGGCCAGGGTCATCGGTTCCGGAGGGAAGACCAGAAGGCTCATCGAGAACCTGACCGGCGTCAATATTTCCGTCTACGGCGACACCGTTGGCATCATCGGGAACAGCGTCCAGATGCCAATAGCAAGGACTGCGGTCGACATGTTGTTGAGAGGCAGCGAGCACTCCACCGTCTACAGCTATCTTGAGAGGAACAGGAGGACGTTGAGGATAGCCGAGATGGGGTTTGAACCCTGA